A stretch of the Cyanobacterium stanieri LEGE 03274 genome encodes the following:
- a CDS encoding iron-containing alcohol dehydrogenase family protein, whose protein sequence is MSKTKSVVSQGTKKEIFSLQIAPGRILKGEDCLKNAGAEIARWGKRPMVVGGDNTLKMVDGYLEGFFKEYGLKPCYDSYAPDCCETSLARLEKGLKSHGADFVIGVGGGKALDMAKLLAFKAGLPVVTIPTSGATCAAWSALSNIYSEEGAFLYDVSLRSCPDLLILDYGLIASAPSHTLIAGVGDAIAKWYEASISSGNSSATLTIAAVQQARVLRDILFQKTESAVAHPLREDWKEVVDATVLLAGVSGGLGGANCRTVAAHAVHNALTHLSSSHHNLHGAKVSYGILVQLRLEEMLDNNKLAATSRQQLIKFYKTLGLPCTLEDLGLGKITLEELRRCAQIACQPESDIHRLPFTVKPESLMAAMVSTTFV, encoded by the coding sequence ATGAGTAAAACAAAATCGGTAGTTAGTCAGGGTACGAAGAAAGAAATTTTTAGTTTACAAATTGCCCCTGGCAGAATATTGAAGGGGGAAGATTGTTTAAAAAATGCTGGGGCGGAAATTGCCCGTTGGGGTAAACGCCCGATGGTGGTGGGTGGTGATAATACTTTGAAGATGGTTGATGGTTATTTGGAGGGATTTTTTAAGGAATATGGTTTAAAGCCTTGTTATGATAGTTATGCGCCTGACTGTTGTGAGACTTCTTTGGCTAGGTTGGAGAAGGGTTTAAAATCCCATGGGGCTGATTTTGTCATTGGTGTGGGCGGTGGTAAGGCTTTGGATATGGCTAAGTTATTGGCTTTTAAGGCTGGATTACCTGTGGTTACTATTCCTACTTCTGGGGCGACTTGTGCGGCTTGGAGTGCGTTGAGTAATATTTATTCTGAGGAGGGGGCTTTTTTGTATGATGTGAGTTTGAGAAGTTGCCCTGATTTGTTGATTTTAGATTATGGTTTAATTGCCTCTGCCCCTTCTCATACCCTTATTGCAGGGGTTGGAGATGCGATCGCCAAGTGGTACGAGGCTTCTATTAGTAGTGGTAATTCGAGCGCTACGTTAACCATTGCGGCGGTACAACAGGCTAGGGTATTAAGGGATATTTTATTTCAAAAGACAGAAAGTGCTGTTGCCCATCCTCTCAGGGAAGATTGGAAAGAGGTGGTAGATGCCACGGTATTACTTGCGGGGGTAAGCGGTGGTTTGGGGGGGGCAAATTGTCGCACGGTTGCCGCCCATGCGGTGCATAATGCGCTTACCCATTTATCAAGTAGTCATCATAATCTTCATGGGGCGAAGGTATCCTATGGTATTTTGGTGCAGCTCAGACTAGAGGAAATGTTAGATAATAATAAGTTAGCGGCTACTTCCAGACAACAGTTAATCAAGTTTTATAAAACCCTTGGGTTACCTTGTACCCTTGAGGATTTGGGCTTGGGTAAAATTACCCTTGAGGAATTACGCCGCTGCGCTCAAATTGCTTGTCAGCCAGAGTCTGATATTCATCGTCTGCCTTTTACGGTAAAACCTGAGTCATTGATGGCGGCTATGGTGTCAACTACTTTTGTTTAG